A stretch of Mucilaginibacter terrae DNA encodes these proteins:
- a CDS encoding glycosyltransferase, with protein sequence MKIPESIKQPTHGQRLVLRIMIVIGLFSVFFLLQALFRAGAKGEPHLYWTLMAAFAFTCFKVLYEWYHYWSITVPDEVPEKRKYTVDIFTTFCAGEPYEMIVETLTAIQNITYPHEAYLCDEANDSYLRQVCEQLGIHHLTRTLKINAKAGNINNALGLSKSELCVVLDPDHVPKPDFLNHVVNHFNDESIGFVQVVQAYSNYHLGWVAKGAAQQTYQFYGPMMMTMNVYGTVQAIGANCTFRRTALESIGGHAAGLAEDMHTAMQLHAKGWQSVYVPVVVTEGLVPATLSAYYKQQLKWSRGVFELLFTSYIKLFFKFTWRQKLHYGLLPLFYLSGFVFLINFIVPIVSLFTGTYPLRIDFSDFLLVSVPFAASMICIRHYVQRWVMQDNERGFHMVGGFLLIITWWVFIVGFVYTLIRKKVPYIPTPKDISEEKNLLILLPNIAVYIFSVAAIFYGLYTDLNPYNLIMAGMAMVNCWFMVFSWMCSQQFVFREYRQTRPKLNAVVNQIGALKTWFWFLRRRLYSGVRSIAFMLVVITACVCSFELKKLPVYDNVGIQAVRQKPVFLTGIFAPDGTNGITSVSKVNQLQSAAKVHFNLISMYVAWGDSSRCLPSRQAMDSIYSNRSIPIITWEPWQVLFSNKVNKKKDTKVFANITSGGYDAYLTKFALSLKATRQPVFLRFAHEADNPFYPWSARGENTPAEFKAAWKYVHQYFDRLGVYNVFWVWNPWKAQNAQRYFPGNDFVDWVGITGLNFGSFNDDKKSYSFAQLYSPFHKLGLMKYKLPVIIAEFGSLQQNGSQRQWLTQARRDIKTQFKEVQGLVLFNTAFDKNTPDGSPVTLNWQVKDAGGIKQAFQNNTNLPVTPTAASLPAPVANKPLGDIKGVIYAKRKYWYKNPFPLTKKVIEDDFKGMADIGVNTIKVLGPNPYYDRSTFEVAEETRMSIMYSFWLPDANEFIADSTVLDELKKTIIACIHKNKSKHVIKSWNLANTPLQQLKAFYVQPQLFIKQGKHIQWLSGLVEAIKKEDPSRPVTIDVAADRALLPLTIRLHELVPQIDGFGLRVNNEIDIAAISRLQVPYYFSYIRPQQYLKAIKLNKGAIVGKWQDQQTETGIDFDGLNDMWGRHKPELVTLSQLWHGRFKPVNMPPIKILRPAATTHAGAVLPYRALIYQDSNWLLAGRNFTSISFEWRLLKIDTNGKVIDMTTVGNGSTLKLIIPAEAKNYRLSLTAVKGNNEVVAFSTLNLPL encoded by the coding sequence ATGAAGATACCCGAAAGCATAAAGCAACCAACACACGGACAGCGATTGGTCTTAAGGATAATGATCGTGATCGGTCTGTTCAGCGTTTTCTTTTTGCTGCAAGCCCTGTTCAGGGCCGGGGCTAAGGGCGAGCCTCACCTATACTGGACTTTAATGGCGGCATTTGCTTTTACGTGTTTTAAAGTATTGTACGAGTGGTACCACTATTGGTCTATCACGGTGCCCGATGAGGTGCCCGAAAAGCGAAAATATACGGTAGACATATTTACCACATTTTGTGCGGGCGAACCATACGAAATGATCGTTGAAACGCTTACGGCTATCCAAAATATTACCTACCCGCATGAAGCCTATTTGTGCGATGAGGCCAACGATTCTTACCTGCGCCAGGTTTGTGAGCAACTTGGCATTCATCATCTAACTCGAACCCTGAAAATAAACGCCAAGGCAGGCAATATCAACAATGCGCTCGGTCTTTCTAAAAGCGAGTTGTGTGTTGTGCTCGACCCCGACCATGTGCCCAAACCCGATTTTTTAAACCATGTGGTTAATCATTTCAATGATGAAAGTATAGGTTTTGTGCAGGTGGTTCAGGCTTACAGTAACTACCATTTGGGGTGGGTGGCCAAGGGTGCAGCCCAGCAAACCTACCAGTTTTATGGCCCCATGATGATGACCATGAATGTCTACGGAACTGTACAAGCCATCGGGGCTAACTGTACTTTCAGGCGCACGGCTCTGGAATCAATTGGTGGGCATGCCGCCGGGCTGGCCGAGGATATGCATACCGCTATGCAATTGCATGCTAAAGGTTGGCAATCTGTTTATGTGCCTGTTGTGGTTACCGAGGGTTTGGTACCTGCCACACTATCGGCTTATTATAAGCAACAATTAAAATGGTCGCGCGGGGTGTTCGAATTGCTGTTTACATCCTACATAAAACTCTTTTTTAAATTCACCTGGCGGCAAAAACTGCATTACGGCCTGTTGCCATTGTTTTATCTATCGGGCTTTGTCTTCCTCATCAACTTCATTGTTCCTATAGTTTCTTTATTTACCGGCACCTACCCGCTTCGTATCGATTTTTCAGACTTTTTATTGGTGAGTGTGCCGTTTGCCGCCTCAATGATATGCATCAGGCATTACGTGCAGCGCTGGGTAATGCAGGATAATGAACGCGGTTTTCATATGGTAGGTGGCTTTTTGCTTATCATCACCTGGTGGGTATTTATTGTAGGCTTTGTGTACACGCTCATCCGCAAAAAGGTTCCTTACATTCCAACTCCTAAAGATATTTCAGAGGAAAAGAACCTGCTGATCCTGCTTCCCAATATTGCTGTATATATATTTTCGGTAGCGGCTATTTTTTATGGTTTGTATACCGATCTAAATCCTTACAACCTGATCATGGCCGGCATGGCCATGGTAAACTGCTGGTTTATGGTTTTCAGCTGGATGTGCAGCCAGCAATTTGTATTCAGGGAGTACAGGCAAACTCGCCCTAAGCTTAACGCGGTTGTTAATCAAATTGGTGCTTTAAAAACATGGTTCTGGTTTTTAAGGCGGCGTTTATATTCCGGGGTGCGCAGTATTGCATTTATGCTGGTGGTTATTACCGCATGCGTTTGCTCATTCGAGCTTAAAAAACTACCCGTTTATGATAATGTCGGTATTCAGGCGGTAAGGCAAAAACCGGTATTTCTCACCGGTATTTTTGCACCTGATGGCACCAATGGCATAACTTCGGTAAGCAAGGTCAATCAATTGCAATCGGCAGCTAAAGTACATTTCAACCTTATATCCATGTATGTTGCTTGGGGCGATAGCAGCCGTTGTTTACCTTCCCGGCAGGCTATGGATTCTATATACAGTAACCGATCAATACCCATAATAACCTGGGAACCCTGGCAGGTTTTATTTAGTAATAAGGTTAATAAAAAAAAGGATACCAAAGTATTTGCTAACATTACCAGCGGCGGTTACGACGCTTACCTTACTAAGTTTGCATTAAGTCTTAAAGCCACCCGGCAGCCGGTTTTTTTGCGGTTTGCTCATGAGGCTGATAATCCGTTCTATCCATGGTCGGCCAGGGGAGAAAACACGCCTGCGGAATTTAAGGCTGCGTGGAAATACGTGCACCAGTACTTTGACCGGTTAGGTGTATACAACGTGTTTTGGGTTTGGAACCCATGGAAAGCGCAAAATGCACAGCGTTATTTTCCGGGCAATGATTTTGTGGACTGGGTAGGCATAACCGGACTCAATTTTGGTAGCTTTAACGATGATAAAAAATCGTACAGTTTTGCGCAGCTCTACAGCCCTTTTCACAAGCTCGGTTTAATGAAATATAAACTACCGGTAATTATAGCCGAATTTGGCTCATTGCAGCAAAATGGTAGTCAGCGCCAATGGTTAACACAAGCCCGGCGGGATATAAAAACTCAATTCAAAGAGGTGCAGGGATTGGTGCTGTTTAACACTGCCTTTGATAAGAATACACCTGATGGCTCGCCCGTTACGCTAAACTGGCAGGTAAAGGATGCAGGAGGAATAAAGCAGGCTTTTCAAAACAATACAAATTTACCGGTAACTCCCACGGCTGCCTCATTACCGGCACCTGTAGCTAACAAACCTTTGGGTGATATTAAAGGCGTTATTTATGCCAAGCGAAAGTATTGGTATAAAAACCCGTTTCCGCTTACCAAAAAAGTTATTGAAGATGATTTTAAAGGAATGGCTGATATTGGTGTAAATACCATTAAGGTGCTGGGGCCCAATCCGTATTATGACCGTTCTACATTTGAAGTGGCCGAGGAAACCAGGATGAGCATCATGTACAGTTTTTGGCTGCCAGATGCCAATGAATTTATTGCCGATAGCACGGTGTTAGATGAGCTAAAGAAAACCATTATTGCCTGTATTCATAAAAATAAAAGCAAGCATGTTATAAAATCATGGAATTTGGCCAACACGCCTTTGCAGCAGTTAAAAGCATTTTATGTTCAACCGCAACTGTTTATTAAACAGGGAAAACACATACAGTGGCTAAGTGGATTGGTAGAAGCCATTAAAAAGGAAGACCCCTCACGCCCGGTAACTATTGATGTAGCTGCCGACCGCGCACTACTGCCATTAACTATACGCCTGCATGAGCTTGTGCCTCAAATTGACGGTTTTGGTTTGCGCGTTAATAATGAAATTGATATAGCCGCGATAAGCCGCTTGCAGGTGCCATACTATTTTAGCTACATAAGGCCGCAGCAATATTTAAAAGCCATTAAGCTAAATAAAGGAGCCATAGTAGGCAAATGGCAAGACCAGCAAACCGAAACCGGTATTGATTTTGATGGACTTAACGACATGTGGGGCCGTCATAAGCCTGAATTGGTTACGCTTAGCCAGTTATGGCATGGGCGCTTTAAACCGGTAAATATGCCCCCAATTAAAATATTACGCCCTGCGGCAACAACCCATGCAGGTGCCGTATTGCCTTACCGTGCTTTGATTTACCAAGATAGTAATTGGCTACTGGCGGGGCGCAACTTTACCAGCATAAGTTTTGAATGGCGCCTGCTAAAAATTGATACCAATGGTAAAGTTATAGATATGACCACCGTAGGAAATGGCTCTACCCTTAAATTAATTATACCTGCTGAAGCTAAAAATTACCGGCTTTCACTTACTGCCGTTAAAGGCAATAACGAGGTGGTGGCTTTTTCAACACTCAATTTACCGCTATGA
- a CDS encoding glycoside hydrolase 5 family protein, with protein MKLNAFILFSFLCIGCTLCSLNTNAQFVKVNNGRFTVQNKPYYYIGANYWYGGLLTLSADSVKGKERLRQELDFLKAHGVTNLRILAGAEGKGIINGVDRVKPALQPEHNIFDPNVLKGLDYLLYEMGKRKMYAILYLSNNWEWSGGFLQYLNWNGQIEDSALKDKPTWDNLRDMTSKFYTCKPCVQDYKKQLNYILHRVNTYSKKAYINEPAIMAWELANEPRPMRPASIEAYKTWIEDITQTIKSIDKNHLVTIGTEGYIGTEESDQLYEEIHAPAQINYLTIHIWPKNWSWFSDTSIVKGMPTVIQNTQNFIKRNVAIATKLKKPLVIEEFGLPRDLHSFDYKAATTSRDKYYTLMFDQLLISKRTGGVIAGCNFWAFGGTARPIPGQLFWKDGDDYMGDPPQEEQGLNTVFDSDESTWKIIKKYSLLLK; from the coding sequence ATGAAGCTCAATGCCTTTATACTATTTTCTTTTTTATGTATTGGTTGTACGCTATGCTCATTAAATACCAATGCTCAGTTTGTAAAAGTTAATAATGGACGTTTTACGGTACAAAACAAACCATACTATTACATTGGCGCAAATTATTGGTATGGTGGTTTGTTAACCTTATCGGCTGATTCGGTAAAAGGAAAAGAGCGCCTGCGCCAAGAACTCGATTTTTTAAAAGCCCATGGAGTTACCAATCTTAGAATACTGGCCGGTGCCGAAGGAAAGGGAATAATTAATGGTGTTGACAGGGTAAAACCCGCTCTCCAGCCTGAGCATAATATTTTTGATCCTAATGTGCTCAAGGGTCTTGATTACCTGCTGTATGAGATGGGCAAGCGTAAAATGTATGCCATATTATACCTGAGCAATAACTGGGAATGGAGCGGCGGCTTTCTACAATATTTAAATTGGAATGGCCAAATTGAAGATTCGGCATTAAAAGATAAACCAACATGGGATAATTTGCGCGATATGACCAGCAAGTTTTATACCTGCAAGCCATGTGTTCAGGATTATAAAAAACAACTCAATTATATCTTGCACCGCGTAAACACGTACAGTAAAAAAGCTTACATAAATGAACCAGCCATTATGGCCTGGGAACTGGCCAACGAACCGCGCCCTATGCGCCCGGCATCAATTGAGGCCTATAAAACCTGGATAGAAGATATTACCCAAACGATAAAATCAATTGACAAAAACCACCTCGTAACCATAGGAACCGAAGGCTATATAGGAACCGAAGAATCGGACCAGTTGTACGAAGAAATACATGCACCTGCACAGATTAATTACCTCACCATACACATCTGGCCAAAAAACTGGAGCTGGTTTAGCGATACCAGTATTGTAAAAGGCATGCCCACAGTAATTCAAAACACACAAAATTTCATTAAACGCAATGTTGCCATAGCAACCAAACTTAAAAAGCCACTGGTTATTGAAGAATTTGGTTTGCCAAGAGATTTGCATTCATTCGACTATAAAGCCGCCACAACATCGCGTGATAAATACTATACGCTGATGTTTGACCAATTGCTTATCAGTAAACGCACAGGTGGTGTAATAGCCGGGTGCAATTTTTGGGCATTTGGCGGTACAGCACGGCCAATTCCAGGACAGCTTTTTTGGAAAGATGGTGACGATTACATGGGCGATCCACCACAGGAAGAACAAGGACTCAACACTGTTTTTGATAGTGATGAAAGCACCTGGAAGATTATCAAAAAGTATTCTCTACTTTTAAAATAA
- the hemN gene encoding oxygen-independent coproporphyrinogen III oxidase, with protein MEASAQLLQKYQVAVPRYTSYPTVPYWDTEAFTTKGWMRTAAFAFEESNQEDGISLYVHLPYCESLCTYCGCNTHITKNHAVELPYIHAVLKEWSMCKRLFKNRPVISEIHLGGGTPTFFSADNLQILINGLLEGAIVKPGAEFSFEAHPANTTEEHLQALYNLGFRRLSLGIQDFDPKVQLIINRLQSFEQVKTVTDKARKVGYTSVNFDLIYGLPLQTVDSINETIMQVAQLMPDRIAFYSYAHVPWVKPGQRKFTEEHLPNPETKKQLHELGRHMLTKLGYHEIGMDHFALHTDSLYHAQQSQKLHRNFMGYTHQYTKLSIGLGVSAISDSWYAFAQNVKTVEEYLKLVNNGTLPVTKGHILTREDLIIRRHILEIMCTGKTCWNFYAEPCIALVDGIARLEELAEDGLIELNSWCLTVTPTGKRFLRNICMALDARLWADKPATQLFSMAG; from the coding sequence ATGGAAGCATCAGCTCAACTTTTGCAAAAATATCAGGTAGCCGTTCCGCGTTATACCAGCTACCCTACCGTGCCTTATTGGGATACCGAAGCCTTTACCACCAAGGGGTGGATGCGCACAGCTGCCTTTGCGTTTGAAGAAAGCAACCAAGAAGATGGTATAAGTTTGTACGTGCATTTGCCTTACTGCGAAAGCCTGTGTACTTACTGTGGCTGCAACACCCATATCACTAAAAACCACGCAGTTGAACTCCCCTACATACATGCGGTGCTAAAAGAATGGAGCATGTGTAAGCGCTTGTTTAAAAACAGGCCCGTTATAAGCGAAATACATTTGGGCGGTGGTACCCCTACTTTTTTTAGTGCTGATAACTTGCAAATACTCATAAATGGGTTGCTTGAAGGTGCTATTGTTAAACCCGGTGCCGAATTTAGTTTTGAAGCACACCCGGCCAATACAACCGAAGAACATTTACAGGCGCTTTACAATCTCGGGTTCCGTAGATTGAGTTTAGGTATTCAGGATTTTGATCCAAAGGTTCAGTTAATTATCAACCGGCTGCAAAGCTTTGAACAAGTTAAAACCGTTACCGATAAGGCACGCAAAGTTGGCTATACCTCTGTGAATTTCGACCTTATTTACGGGCTGCCCCTGCAAACCGTTGACAGTATTAACGAAACCATTATGCAGGTGGCACAGCTTATGCCCGACCGTATTGCCTTTTATAGCTATGCACACGTGCCCTGGGTAAAACCCGGTCAGCGTAAGTTTACCGAAGAACACCTGCCCAATCCTGAAACCAAAAAACAGCTGCACGAGTTAGGCCGCCACATGTTAACTAAGTTAGGCTATCATGAAATTGGTATGGACCACTTTGCCCTGCACACAGATAGTTTGTACCACGCACAGCAAAGCCAAAAGCTGCACCGCAATTTTATGGGTTATACCCATCAATACACCAAACTGAGTATTGGCCTTGGCGTGTCGGCCATCAGCGATAGTTGGTATGCCTTTGCTCAAAACGTAAAAACGGTTGAGGAGTACCTTAAACTGGTTAACAACGGCACCTTACCAGTTACCAAGGGACACATTTTAACCCGCGAAGATTTGATCATCCGCCGGCATATACTGGAGATCATGTGTACAGGCAAAACCTGCTGGAACTTTTATGCCGAACCCTGCATAGCCCTTGTAGACGGCATTGCACGTTTGGAAGAGCTTGCTGAGGACGGCTTGATTGAATTAAACTCGTGGTGCCTTACCGTAACTCCAACGGGCAAACGCTTTTTGCGCAACATTTGTATGGCGCTTGATGCCCGCCTTTGGGCCGATAAACCGGCAACACAGCTATTTAGCATGGCCGGATAA